Genomic segment of Mycobacterium botniense:
GTTGTGGTGTGGTCGACCGGAGGTGTCGGCTCGATCGCCATCGACGCAATCCGGCGTAGGCCCGACCTCGAACTCGTTGGTGTCTGGGTACATTCACCGGAAAAAGTCGGACGCGACGCGGGTGAGCTCGCCGGCGGCACAGCGATCGGCGTGGCGGCCACCAACGATGCCGACGCGCTCCTCGCGCTACAGCCGGACTGCGTGGTGTATGCCGCGAGCGGTCCGCAGCGCGACGCCGACGCGGTACCCGACTATCTGCGGTTGCTCCGGGCCGGGATCAACATCGTGTCGACGACGTCAACGAGTCTGGTCTACCCACCGGCGTACTTTGCGCCCGACTGGCGCGATCAGCTCGCAGCGGCGGCGGCGTCCGGCAACGCTTCGTTCTACGCATCGGGCATTTTCCCGGGATTCGGGTCCGACCAGCTGGCGCTTGTCTTGACGACACAGTCGAAATCGATCCGCACCGTGAAGGCCACCGAGGTGGCGCTTAACGACCACTACCCGGTGGCCAGCGTCATGATGGATGGGATGGGATTTGGCCGGCCTCTTGATTTCGACCCGATGTTAAAGACTCCGGGTTTTATCGAAATAGCTTGGAGTGCACCGATTCATCTGATCGCCGAAGGTCTCGGAGTCAAAGTGACCGAAATACGAGGGTCACTGGACCGCCGGGTGACCGACCGCGATATCGATGTGGCGTTCGGCACGGTCAAAGCAGGGACATGCGGGGCAGTCTGCACCCGGGCGGCTGGTGTCGTCGGGGGCCACGAAGCGATCGTGATCGAGCACATCATCCGGATGGCCCGCGACGTGGCACCCGACTGGTTGAGCTCTGAACACGACGCCACTTACCGCGTCGACATCGAGGGCGACCCCGATATCCACTGCGCCATGACCCTCGGCGACGCCCAGGGCCACGGCGCGGGCCGGGGAGCGATGGCGGCCACCACAATGCGTGTCGTCAACGCGGTTCCCTACGTGGTGGAAGCACCCGCGGGACTCCTCAGTTCGCTCGATCTGCCGATAACACTGCCCCGGCACGCCCTGGAGTGAGCAACCCTCAGGGAGACCGCCGAGCTTGTGCGCGGGCTGGGATGTCCAGACTGTAGGCGCGCATCTGGGCGCGTGCTCGCCGGGCCGGCCGGGACGATGACGGCTACGTCAGCGATACCCGGCCCATGATCAGGTCGATGATCGGCTTACCGGGCGCGAAAGAGCCCGTCATCGACGACATCACGTGTCCGTTGTCGACGAGAAGGTTGACACCGCTGATGCCGCCGGCGGCGTCACTGTTGAGAAAGACCATCGCGTTGGCCATCTGCTGCGGTGTGTGGATCTCGCAGCCGGTGGCATCCCGGTAGTCCTGAGCGAAGGTCAGCCACAAATCGGCATTCGCCCGGGCGAGCGGTGTGTCGGTCGGGCCCGGGCAGATCGCGTTGATGCGTACACCCTTGGCCATGAACGGGTAGGCCTTCATCGCGACATATGCATTGATTACCTGTTTGCTGAAGCCGTAATGGATGATCCCTTCGGGCTCATGAGCCTTGACCCAGGCGTCGGCCGACTCGTAGTCGGGTGTCGCCAGGAATTCCTGCAGCCGCGGCAGATCGTTCTCCCAACCGATACCGCCCACCGAGGAGATAAAGCAGATCGCTGAGCCGCGGGGAAGCCGGCCGTCGGCCAGCAATGTCTCGATCAGATGGCGGTGGCCGATGAAATTGACCCGCATCAGCTTCGGTCCGTCGGCCACGCCGGCCGCCGAGAAGATGGCATGAACCGGTCCGTCGATCTGCTCAAGAGCCGCGTCGATCGACGAGCGGTCGGCCAGATCCACCTGCACCGATTGCGCGACCTCATACGCCACCGGCGCGTAGTCCATCACGATCGCCTCGGCGCCGAGCGCCGCTGCGGTCTGGGCGGCGGCAGCGCCCATGCCCGTGGCGCCGCCAACGACAAGTACCCGCTTGCCGTCATACCGGAACTGCTCGATGCCGGTCATCGCTCGTCCTCTCTGTTCGGTGGCCAGCGGAGGGCCCGAAAGCACTGTACGCAGAACATATATTTGGTTCAATAGGTGGCGCCCGCCAAGTTGATGACCCACCGTGCGTCGCGGCCGTCTGCCCAGCCGCCCTCATCGGCCTCGGCCATCGCCGCGCACACCCCGCTCCTGGCCGACTCAAAGCGCCGCGAGGCCGCAGTGCCCGGGCATTCACGGATCAGCACACTGCCGGCTAGGCCTTTCGGCAGGCGGCTCCCCGCAGCACCGTGTCACGGGCGTGAATCAGCGCGGCGCGCTTGCCGATCGCGTCGATGATGTTCTGCGGCATCCACAACACATCGATCACACACCGCGACAGCATCGCGGTCGAAGGAGCGTCAACACGAATGTCTCCAGATCGGATTCCTTCGGACAACAGCGATTTCAGCTGCCGCATGCGGGTGGCGAAGGCCAGGCCCGGGTTGGGGGTGTTGGGCGGAGACTGTCGCATCCAGGCCAGCTGAATCTTCCACTCGTCGCGAAAGCGGTCCAAGGCATTGATGTCGATCCAGCTCAACGCATCCAGCTTCTCGATCGACGTCGAATCCGAGCGCAGCACGCTGACGAATCCCGCCCCGACCTTCTCGCCGAAGGATCGCATGATCGATGCGAGCAGCTCCTCCTTGGAGCCGATCAGCCGGTAAACCGTACCGGTGCCCAGCCCTGCAGCGGCCGCGATATCCCTGATGGTGGTGACTTCGTAGCCCCGGCGGCCGAATTCGGCGCGTGCCACCGCCCGAACATGGGCTGCCTTGTCGTCCGGGTCGGCTTGGTGTTCGTCAGGCCACGTGTCGATAACGGCGTTGGCGGCGGCGAGGGCATTGGAGCGGTCCAGTTTCGCGTCGGAGGGCGAGCGACTGGCCAGACCCCCCAAAATGATCTGGCACATCAACGTGGCCACCTGGTCGGCGGGGGCGTTTTGCCGGATGACATCAAGACCGATGTGCAACATGGACTGACAGATCCGGTCGGCCAGCGTCGAAAGGTCGATGTCGGATCTGATGTAGCCACTCCAGCGGCCGGCCCGCAGTGTTTGTAGCATCGCCTGGTGGATGGCGGTCGGGGGACGCTGCACCAGCTGCATCAGCTCCGGGTTGGCGCTGGGTGCCTCGTGAAACGACATCGCGAGTGCGGCACTGTGCCGAACGGCGCATTTCGCGATGGCCGATCCCAGCTGCACGATCTTCTCAGACACCGGGCGTGAGTCGGCGTCGTCCAGCCGCTGCTGGGCGGCTTCACCGATGCGATCCAGGTCGGCGTGATAGCGCTGCAGCAACTCGACGAGGATCGCCTCTTTGGATTCGAAATGGTGGTAGAGGCTTCCCGGCAGGATTCCCGCAGCGTCGGCGATCTCCTGCAGCGAGGTGCGCAGACCGGAGGACGCGAACAGCGAAGCCGCAGTCTGAAGTATCTCCGATCGGCGCGTGCCGTCTGCTTCCCGGTAGGGAGACGACTGGGCGGCCGCTCCGATGTCGGGTGCGTTCAGACGCGCGGATTCGTGGGAGCCTGAAGCCTCAGGTGGATGTTGAAGCGCCACAACACCTCCATGGCTATCGACTCCTGTCATCGGCGGCGTAACCGAACATTTGTTAACGCTACCAGACCGGGCGGGTCATCCCGGTAAGTTGAAGCGACCGACCAGCCGGCGGACGGTCGCCGTCTCTGCTGCCGTTCTACAGGGCTGGGCCATCCCAGCGGTCGAGGGCGACCACTTCGCTGAGGGGTCGCCGACTCGCCGGCTGGAAGCGCGTACCGTGACGCAGACGGCCGATCGGGAGCAGGCATCCCTGCACGTAACTGGCCGGGATGCCAAGCAGCTCGCGGACGGTGTTTTCGTGATGAAGGTGCAGCGTTGTCACACAAGTCCCATAACCGCGGGTGTGCAAAGCGAGCTGGAAGTTCCACACCGCGGGGAAGATCGACCCGTACAGCGTCGCCCGGTAAAACGACTCGTCGCCCTCGATGCGAGGCAGATAGGGCTCATAACAAGGGATCACGAGCGTCGGCACCTTCGCCATGTTCTCGACGAGCCACTCGGTCGACGACATCAGACGTCTGCCGGGAGTATCGGCCGGCAACAAGTTGGCGACCAGCTGCCCGCCTACTCTGCGCAGGTATGCCTGTCGGTACAGCGCGGCGATCTTCTCCCGCAGCGCCGGGTCAAAGATGACCAGCCACCGCCAGGACTGCTGATTGGAGCCGTTGGCGGCTTGCAAACCGATGCGCAGGCACTCGCGGATGTCACCACGGTCAACTGGCGCGTCGAGGTCGAGCGACGTACGCGCCGATCGGGTGGCGCGCAGCAGATACTCGACGTCCACGATCGCTTAGCCCGACGACGGTAGCTTGCTCGCCAAATCCAGCACCGTCACGATATCGGTGCCGATCTTCTTCAGCCGCGCCGAGGATCGGTAGCCCAGGTCGACA
This window contains:
- a CDS encoding SDR family oxidoreductase; the protein is MTGIEQFRYDGKRVLVVGGATGMGAAAAQTAAALGAEAIVMDYAPVAYEVAQSVQVDLADRSSIDAALEQIDGPVHAIFSAAGVADGPKLMRVNFIGHRHLIETLLADGRLPRGSAICFISSVGGIGWENDLPRLQEFLATPDYESADAWVKAHEPEGIIHYGFSKQVINAYVAMKAYPFMAKGVRINAICPGPTDTPLARANADLWLTFAQDYRDATGCEIHTPQQMANAMVFLNSDAAGGISGVNLLVDNGHVMSSMTGSFAPGKPIIDLIMGRVSLT
- a CDS encoding nitroreductase family protein, with product MDVEYLLRATRSARTSLDLDAPVDRGDIRECLRIGLQAANGSNQQSWRWLVIFDPALREKIAALYRQAYLRRVGGQLVANLLPADTPGRRLMSSTEWLVENMAKVPTLVIPCYEPYLPRIEGDESFYRATLYGSIFPAVWNFQLALHTRGYGTCVTTLHLHHENTVRELLGIPASYVQGCLLPIGRLRHGTRFQPASRRPLSEVVALDRWDGPAL
- a CDS encoding NAD(P)H-dependent amine dehydrogenase family protein yields the protein MAHDPIRVVVWSTGGVGSIAIDAIRRRPDLELVGVWVHSPEKVGRDAGELAGGTAIGVAATNDADALLALQPDCVVYAASGPQRDADAVPDYLRLLRAGINIVSTTSTSLVYPPAYFAPDWRDQLAAAAASGNASFYASGIFPGFGSDQLALVLTTQSKSIRTVKATEVALNDHYPVASVMMDGMGFGRPLDFDPMLKTPGFIEIAWSAPIHLIAEGLGVKVTEIRGSLDRRVTDRDIDVAFGTVKAGTCGAVCTRAAGVVGGHEAIVIEHIIRMARDVAPDWLSSEHDATYRVDIEGDPDIHCAMTLGDAQGHGAGRGAMAATTMRVVNAVPYVVEAPAGLLSSLDLPITLPRHALE
- a CDS encoding TetR/AcrR family transcriptional regulator; translation: MTGVDSHGGVVALQHPPEASGSHESARLNAPDIGAAAQSSPYREADGTRRSEILQTAASLFASSGLRTSLQEIADAAGILPGSLYHHFESKEAILVELLQRYHADLDRIGEAAQQRLDDADSRPVSEKIVQLGSAIAKCAVRHSAALAMSFHEAPSANPELMQLVQRPPTAIHQAMLQTLRAGRWSGYIRSDIDLSTLADRICQSMLHIGLDVIRQNAPADQVATLMCQIILGGLASRSPSDAKLDRSNALAAANAVIDTWPDEHQADPDDKAAHVRAVARAEFGRRGYEVTTIRDIAAAAGLGTGTVYRLIGSKEELLASIMRSFGEKVGAGFVSVLRSDSTSIEKLDALSWIDINALDRFRDEWKIQLAWMRQSPPNTPNPGLAFATRMRQLKSLLSEGIRSGDIRVDAPSTAMLSRCVIDVLWMPQNIIDAIGKRAALIHARDTVLRGAACRKA